A section of the Atribacterota bacterium genome encodes:
- the recR gene encoding recombination mediator RecR — MKEVYPEALGRLIFAFSRLPGIGPKTAQRLAFYLAKSKGGELEELITSLQGIQRIGFCSICGFYSEGEICTICKDEERDRGMICVVERPQDIIALEKAGFRGTYHVLQGVLSPLAGVGPDDLRIRELLQRVTQGGVREVILAINPSVDGEATALFLAEKLRSSPLKITLIARGLPSGGDLEFADEITLSQALEGRRELRKEVF, encoded by the coding sequence TTGAAAGAGGTGTATCCCGAAGCGCTGGGGCGGCTTATTTTTGCTTTTTCAAGGCTTCCGGGCATTGGTCCCAAGACCGCCCAGCGTCTGGCTTTTTACCTTGCGAAGTCGAAGGGAGGAGAACTCGAGGAGCTTATTACTTCCTTGCAGGGAATCCAGCGCATTGGCTTTTGTTCTATCTGTGGATTTTATAGTGAGGGAGAAATATGCACCATCTGTAAGGATGAAGAGCGAGACCGAGGTATGATCTGTGTGGTGGAAAGGCCTCAGGATATCATTGCTCTGGAAAAAGCAGGTTTTAGGGGTACATATCATGTTTTGCAGGGAGTGCTCTCACCCCTGGCGGGAGTTGGGCCGGATGATTTACGAATCAGAGAACTCTTGCAGAGAGTGACACAGGGTGGGGTAAGGGAGGTGATTTTAGCGATTAACCCTTCCGTGGACGGAGAAGCGACGGCGCTTTTTTTGGCTGAAAAGTTGCGCAGTTCCCCGTTGAAAATTACACTCATTGCCCGAGGTTTGCCTTCAGGTGGTGACCTGGAGTTTGCTGACGAAATTACCCTCTCACAGGCTTTAGAAGGACGACGAGAGCTGAGGAAGGAGGTCTTTTAA
- a CDS encoding carbon-nitrogen hydrolase family protein, with the protein MEKVCVGVTQFRVEKGKKKNLDKVEYWVSTVAQNGAEIVVLPEMFVCPYELKYFPFFAESFPQGEALTLLAQLAKKHRIYLVGGSIPERFNGRFYNSSFIFNPQGELVARHRKIHLFDVELERLEFKESRVFSPGDSATLFDTPWGKIGVMICYDVRFPEVARFYALKGAVMVVVPAAFNHITGPLHWTLTFRARALDNQVFMIGASPAPNPESQYRAYGHSIIVNPWGQVIREMGEEEGFLMENLDLGEIKRVRRSLPLLQHRREEVYMIFR; encoded by the coding sequence ATGGAGAAAGTCTGCGTTGGGGTCACCCAATTTCGGGTTGAGAAAGGTAAAAAGAAGAATCTGGATAAAGTGGAATACTGGGTAAGCACGGTAGCTCAAAACGGAGCTGAGATAGTGGTTTTACCCGAAATGTTTGTTTGTCCTTATGAGCTCAAATATTTTCCCTTTTTTGCTGAAAGCTTTCCCCAGGGAGAAGCACTGACTCTTCTTGCGCAACTGGCCAAGAAACACCGCATTTACCTTGTGGGCGGCTCAATCCCCGAACGATTCAACGGTCGATTCTACAATTCTTCGTTTATCTTCAATCCTCAGGGAGAACTGGTCGCTCGACACCGGAAAATCCACCTTTTCGACGTAGAACTCGAAAGGCTTGAATTTAAGGAATCCAGAGTTTTTTCTCCGGGCGATTCTGCCACGCTCTTTGATACCCCCTGGGGAAAAATCGGGGTTATGATCTGTTATGACGTGCGTTTCCCCGAAGTTGCTCGCTTTTACGCTCTGAAAGGAGCGGTGATGGTCGTAGTCCCAGCCGCTTTTAACCATATCACTGGGCCATTACACTGGACACTGACTTTTCGGGCCAGAGCCTTAGACAACCAGGTTTTCATGATCGGTGCTTCACCGGCTCCAAATCCCGAAAGCCAATATCGAGCATACGGACACAGCATAATCGTCAACCCCTGGGGTCAGGTGATACGCGAAATGGGAGAAGAAGAAGGTTTTTTGATGGAAAACCTTGACCTTGGAGAGATTAAGAGAGTCAGAAGGTCGCTCCCCCTTCTTCAGCACAGACGAGAAGAGGTGTACATGATTTTTCGATAG
- a CDS encoding redox-sensing transcriptional repressor Rex, producing MKNIPPKSAQRLIRCYHLAHESWTSEKFYLTSRAIASLLGVDETQVRKDMALIEIEGVPKKGYPVNMMIKKLKMLFGIHKERWAVLVGVGNLGKALINYPGFFRYGVRIGCAFEKNPGKHWTQVGGVTVYPVEKIKEMARTLKAEIGIIAIPPQEAQGAAMQLVEAGIRGIWNFSPTLLQLPPGVVVRNECLETGLVTLLYDLERDKNPCTFCAGTISSPSSP from the coding sequence ATGAAGAATATTCCCCCAAAAAGTGCACAAAGGTTAATCCGTTGTTATCATCTTGCCCATGAGTCTTGGACCTCTGAGAAGTTTTATCTTACCAGCAGAGCCATTGCTTCCCTCTTAGGGGTCGATGAGACCCAGGTACGAAAAGATATGGCACTCATCGAAATCGAAGGAGTGCCCAAAAAGGGCTATCCTGTGAATATGATGATCAAAAAACTCAAGATGCTTTTTGGAATCCACAAAGAACGCTGGGCAGTTCTTGTTGGGGTAGGAAACTTAGGTAAAGCACTCATCAATTATCCTGGTTTTTTCCGTTATGGGGTTCGAATCGGCTGTGCCTTTGAGAAGAATCCGGGAAAACACTGGACTCAGGTTGGTGGAGTCACCGTATATCCGGTAGAAAAGATAAAAGAAATGGCCAGGACCCTGAAGGCTGAGATCGGGATTATCGCCATTCCGCCTCAGGAAGCTCAAGGAGCAGCCATGCAACTTGTTGAAGCAGGCATCCGGGGTATATGGAACTTCTCCCCAACTCTTCTTCAGCTTCCCCCGGGAGTGGTGGTACGTAACGAATGCTTAGAAACGGGCCTGGTAACCCTCCTTTATGATTTAGAAAGAGACAAAAACCCATGTACTTTCTGCGCCGGAACGATATCTTCCCCCTCATCGCCATAG
- a CDS encoding single-stranded DNA-binding protein, with protein MSRDINYFFGIGNLTREPDLRYTPQGTPVCRFSIAMNRRYQGKNGPVEEVTYINVSAWSKLAEICARYLHKGSRVAVVGELRSNSWEGKEGERRVSYEVRAENIQFLSLPRSIKEEVRELPDFEVQSDSEMMEPFTHEMEEKPLGELEDIPLENDQEAGIPPF; from the coding sequence ATGAGTCGAGATATCAATTATTTCTTTGGCATCGGCAACTTGACCCGGGAACCGGATCTCCGCTACACCCCTCAGGGAACCCCGGTTTGTCGCTTCAGTATTGCCATGAACCGCCGTTATCAGGGGAAAAATGGCCCAGTTGAAGAAGTGACCTATATCAATGTCTCTGCCTGGTCAAAATTAGCCGAAATCTGTGCGCGTTATTTACACAAAGGAAGCCGAGTCGCCGTGGTGGGAGAACTTCGTTCCAATTCCTGGGAAGGCAAGGAAGGTGAACGCCGCGTTTCATACGAAGTACGAGCCGAAAACATTCAGTTTTTAAGCCTTCCCCGGAGCATTAAAGAAGAAGTGCGGGAACTCCCAGATTTTGAAGTGCAATCAGATTCCGAGATGATGGAACCCTTCACCCACGAGATGGAAGAAAAGCCATTAGGAGAACTGGAGGATATTCCCCTTGAAAACGACCAAGAAGCCGGCATACCTCCTTTCTAA
- a CDS encoding NusG domain II-containing protein has product MYFLRRNDIFPLIAIGVVFGFLLVFKYFPIQEDSSSYTILIESLEGKRKLTITPNLEETLHLKGPLGKTTVMIKNGKTWVAFSPCPDKTCMKMGKIPDNTDFIACVPNKVLIRMMH; this is encoded by the coding sequence ATGTACTTTCTGCGCCGGAACGATATCTTCCCCCTCATCGCCATAGGGGTCGTTTTTGGGTTCCTTCTGGTATTCAAATATTTTCCCATCCAGGAGGATTCCTCATCGTACACAATCCTCATTGAAAGCTTGGAAGGGAAAAGGAAACTCACTATCACACCAAATTTAGAAGAGACACTTCATCTTAAGGGTCCCCTAGGAAAAACCACGGTGATGATCAAAAACGGGAAAACCTGGGTGGCCTTTTCGCCCTGCCCAGACAAAACCTGTATGAAAATGGGTAAAATACCCGATAATACGGACTTCATTGCCTGCGTGCCCAATAAAGTCCTAATTCGAATGATGCACTAA
- the nadC gene encoding carboxylating nicotinate-nucleotide diphosphorylase, with product MGVEDWPLWIVDQHIEKFLQEDVGAVDLTTQGMGELTGQTIRACVVAKQEGVMAGGQFALRVFTFLDPEIKGEIVVQDGTFFRSREVLMRLSGSAGAMLTGERTALNLLQRLSGIATKTREMVNLVADLGVKIADTRKTTPGLRIFEKYAVRCGGGINHRLGLYDCVLIKDNHITLCGSLQKAIQEVRSRIPFTTKIVVECASISQVREALEEKVDVVMLDNMSLEDIRQAVRIAKGKAIIEASGNVNPHNVRLIAEQGVDVISTGYITHHASWIDMSLEIGGQNGL from the coding sequence ATGGGTGTGGAAGATTGGCCATTATGGATTGTCGATCAGCATATTGAAAAATTTTTACAGGAAGATGTTGGAGCTGTGGACCTGACTACCCAGGGTATGGGGGAGCTTACCGGACAGACCATTCGAGCTTGTGTTGTAGCCAAGCAGGAGGGCGTGATGGCGGGGGGGCAATTTGCTCTACGGGTGTTTACCTTTCTTGATCCGGAAATAAAAGGAGAGATAGTCGTCCAGGATGGGACTTTTTTTCGATCCCGAGAAGTTTTAATGCGCCTTTCTGGAAGTGCTGGTGCGATGCTCACTGGAGAGAGGACCGCATTGAATCTGCTGCAGCGTCTTTCTGGTATTGCCACGAAAACCAGGGAGATGGTGAATCTCGTGGCGGATCTGGGGGTTAAGATCGCTGATACTCGTAAAACCACGCCTGGTCTTCGTATTTTTGAAAAGTACGCAGTGCGTTGTGGAGGAGGAATCAATCATCGTTTAGGACTTTATGATTGTGTGCTCATTAAAGACAATCATATTACGCTTTGTGGCTCCCTACAAAAAGCGATACAGGAAGTTCGTTCCAGAATTCCCTTTACCACCAAAATTGTGGTGGAATGTGCAAGTATTTCGCAAGTACGGGAAGCTCTGGAGGAAAAGGTGGATGTGGTCATGCTTGACAATATGAGTCTTGAGGATATAAGGCAGGCAGTGCGAATAGCGAAGGGAAAAGCAATCATTGAGGCTTCGGGTAACGTCAATCCTCACAACGTGCGCCTTATTGCTGAGCAAGGGGTGGATGTGATCTCCACCGGATATATCACTCATCATGCTTCCTGGATTGATATGAGCCTGGAGATAGGGGGTCAAAATGGACTGTGA
- the dnaX gene encoding DNA polymerase III subunit gamma/tau encodes MCFEVNGLSYLSLYRKWRPYRFEDVVGQEIVVQILSNSLREGKITHAYLFSGPRGVGKTTTARILSMAVNCKEGITPTPCGTCANCLAIRQGNSLDVLEIDAASHRGIEEIRELREKTKYAPLESRFKVYIIDEVHMLTNEAFNALLKTLEEPPQHVIFILATTDAHRIPETIVSRCVRFLFNPIPHRLIVEQLWKMAQEEGVRIEDDVLHLVARKAEGSLRDAEVFLEQLFSWGEKHVTLPLASQILREVDEEELSRFLEIAQKGSRGEVLCLLHQWIERGLSPEDIVKSLLRFFRDLVVVSALRNHPIMDIPEERKARLSALLTFCKVDSLRAVLEELQNVEMHSRRSLQPRIVLEIGVLKIAEMMGSFNSFAGMESTVASVDCVTKALEVSPPFNGEPQDDVWLRVLEEVKRAKISLYAFLQAAEVQKNSSTWRLVFAPHCQFHKESVERKENLLLLGELLKKVTGEPCEIECTVADGPVTSWVAPSVLSSSFEGNKKTRKTKKEDKPLLLEITDLFAGIVVNYSVSEEMRGEWENAELEKPDEGSPEDAGENG; translated from the coding sequence GTGTGTTTTGAGGTGAACGGTTTGTCATACCTCTCGTTATATCGGAAGTGGAGGCCGTACCGTTTTGAGGATGTGGTGGGGCAGGAAATTGTGGTTCAAATCCTCTCCAACTCTCTTCGCGAGGGAAAAATAACCCATGCCTACCTTTTCTCTGGTCCCCGGGGAGTGGGTAAAACTACCACTGCTCGAATTCTCTCTATGGCGGTGAATTGTAAGGAAGGAATTACTCCTACTCCTTGTGGAACATGTGCGAATTGCCTTGCCATCCGGCAGGGGAATTCTCTCGATGTTTTAGAAATTGACGCTGCTTCGCACCGGGGAATTGAGGAAATCAGAGAACTTCGCGAAAAAACCAAATATGCCCCACTCGAATCCCGTTTCAAAGTGTATATCATCGATGAAGTGCACATGCTTACCAATGAAGCTTTCAATGCCCTGTTAAAAACCTTAGAAGAACCACCCCAGCACGTGATTTTCATTCTAGCAACCACCGATGCCCACCGAATTCCCGAAACCATCGTTTCTCGCTGTGTGCGATTTCTGTTTAACCCCATTCCTCACCGGCTCATCGTTGAGCAACTCTGGAAAATGGCTCAAGAAGAGGGAGTAAGGATTGAGGACGATGTTCTTCATCTTGTGGCTCGCAAGGCGGAAGGGTCTTTACGAGACGCTGAAGTGTTTTTAGAACAACTTTTTTCCTGGGGTGAGAAACACGTTACGCTTCCTTTAGCTTCGCAGATCTTGCGAGAGGTTGATGAGGAAGAATTATCCCGGTTTCTGGAAATTGCCCAAAAAGGGTCTCGGGGTGAGGTTTTGTGTCTCCTCCATCAATGGATTGAGCGGGGGTTGAGTCCTGAGGATATTGTGAAGAGTTTGCTCCGGTTCTTTCGGGATCTGGTCGTGGTTTCAGCGCTGCGGAACCACCCCATCATGGATATTCCAGAAGAACGAAAAGCTCGGCTCAGTGCACTCCTTACCTTCTGCAAGGTGGATTCTCTCCGGGCAGTCCTTGAAGAGCTCCAGAACGTGGAGATGCACTCACGTCGTTCCCTGCAACCCCGAATTGTTCTTGAAATTGGGGTGTTGAAGATTGCTGAGATGATGGGTTCTTTCAATTCTTTCGCAGGGATGGAGTCCACAGTTGCCTCGGTTGACTGTGTGACCAAAGCGCTTGAGGTTTCCCCTCCTTTCAACGGAGAACCACAGGATGATGTGTGGCTGCGGGTTTTGGAAGAGGTTAAGAGAGCGAAGATTTCTCTCTATGCCTTCCTCCAGGCTGCAGAGGTACAAAAAAATTCTTCGACCTGGAGACTCGTTTTTGCCCCGCATTGCCAGTTCCATAAGGAGAGTGTGGAGCGAAAAGAGAATTTGCTCCTGCTTGGAGAACTGTTGAAAAAAGTCACTGGAGAACCTTGTGAGATTGAATGCACGGTGGCTGATGGACCAGTAACATCCTGGGTTGCTCCCTCTGTTCTGTCGTCTTCTTTCGAAGGGAATAAAAAAACCAGAAAGACTAAGAAGGAGGATAAGCCACTCCTTCTTGAAATCACTGACTTGTTTGCTGGAATCGTGGTAAACTATTCCGTGAGCGAAGAAATGAGGGGTGAATGGGAAAATGCAGAACTGGAAAAACCTGATGAAGGAAGCCCAGAAGATGCAGGCGAAAATGGCTAA
- a CDS encoding FAD-dependent oxidoreductase gives MDCDVLVIGNGIAGSVTALLLAEQGFRVVLLTKGETLEETNTAQAQGGIVFRGPGDSATSLYEDITNASSGSSSKHIARLVSRLGPVLVKKILFEYLSIPFDRDAEGNLDFFREGAHSLRRILHVKDYTGRVIQQVLNEKVKAHPLVELGSGFMSLELIISSYHAQDYSWRYKPRECWGAYVLDRKRREIIPILAPNTVLATGGLNAIYEYSSGGSWNTGDGLVMATRAGAYLTNMEYVQFHPTLFFSPKPSGAFLISEVVRGEGAELVDRQGRSFMHKYHPMGSLAPRDVVARAIFRELQRTQEKCVYLDLYKRLSPEKIRTAFPGIYEELLGRGLDITREPIPVVPGAHFLCGGILTDSWGRTNLGRLYAVGEVACTGLHGANRLASTSLLEALTFSYQIARRIVKTQDPFPRVSILPWEEKIGDPPPASVVEELQKMVKTNTWKHVGLIRHRQGLSHAKELLLQLTREVVTLRNTYGVSMETVELANMVKSALLVTESALRNPYSCGAHFRIDSLKS, from the coding sequence ATGGACTGTGATGTATTGGTAATTGGCAACGGTATCGCTGGAAGTGTTACGGCCTTGCTTCTGGCTGAACAGGGATTTCGAGTCGTCCTTCTCACCAAGGGAGAGACCCTGGAAGAAACCAACACAGCTCAGGCTCAGGGTGGAATTGTGTTTCGAGGACCTGGTGACAGCGCTACAAGTCTCTATGAGGATATCACGAACGCTTCTTCTGGTTCTTCGTCAAAGCACATTGCGCGTCTTGTGTCTCGTTTGGGTCCGGTGCTGGTGAAAAAGATTCTCTTTGAGTATTTGAGCATTCCCTTCGACCGGGATGCAGAAGGGAATCTTGATTTTTTTCGGGAGGGCGCTCATTCACTTCGTCGTATCCTCCATGTGAAGGATTATACCGGTCGGGTTATTCAGCAGGTTCTGAACGAGAAGGTAAAAGCACATCCCTTAGTGGAGCTCGGGAGTGGCTTCATGAGTTTGGAATTGATCATTTCTTCCTATCATGCTCAGGACTATTCGTGGCGGTATAAACCTCGAGAATGTTGGGGTGCCTATGTACTCGATAGAAAGAGGAGAGAAATTATCCCCATCCTTGCCCCAAACACCGTTCTTGCTACGGGTGGTCTCAACGCAATCTATGAATATTCTTCTGGTGGTTCCTGGAATACCGGGGATGGCCTGGTTATGGCTACTCGAGCGGGGGCGTACCTTACGAATATGGAGTATGTCCAGTTTCATCCTACGCTTTTTTTCTCTCCTAAGCCTTCTGGTGCGTTCCTTATTTCAGAGGTTGTGCGGGGAGAAGGGGCAGAACTTGTTGACCGCCAGGGTCGGTCTTTTATGCATAAATATCATCCTATGGGAAGCCTTGCTCCTCGGGATGTGGTGGCCAGGGCGATTTTTCGAGAATTGCAAAGGACCCAGGAAAAGTGTGTGTACCTCGATTTGTACAAGCGTCTTTCTCCAGAAAAAATTAGAACAGCTTTTCCAGGGATCTATGAAGAGCTTCTCGGCCGTGGTCTCGATATCACGAGAGAACCAATTCCAGTCGTTCCAGGAGCCCATTTTCTCTGTGGAGGCATTCTCACCGATAGCTGGGGGAGAACGAACTTGGGTCGGTTATATGCAGTAGGAGAAGTTGCCTGCACGGGTCTTCATGGGGCAAACCGGTTAGCTTCCACCAGTCTTCTGGAAGCTCTGACTTTTAGTTACCAGATTGCTCGCCGGATTGTGAAAACTCAAGATCCTTTTCCCCGTGTTTCTATCCTGCCCTGGGAAGAAAAAATAGGAGATCCACCCCCGGCCAGCGTGGTCGAAGAATTGCAAAAGATGGTGAAAACCAATACCTGGAAGCACGTGGGCCTTATTCGCCATCGACAAGGTCTTTCCCATGCGAAAGAATTGTTGCTTCAGCTCACTAGAGAAGTAGTCACCCTGCGAAATACGTACGGGGTTTCTATGGAAACCGTGGAGCTTGCCAACATGGTGAAAAGCGCTCTTCTGGTTACTGAGAGCGCTTTACGAAATCCTTATTCCTGTGGTGCTCATTTCCGGATTGATTCTCTCAAATCGTGA
- a CDS encoding ROK family protein → MGNQWMGDNLFDVKVKNRSLVLRLLKKKGLMSRIDLARITGLTQPTITNIVNDLLSVNLLKEVGVSDTPTGRKPILLAVNDQAFYIVAIHFTRRGFSIALTDLGPNILFRRDSHYSLLENTDLALLELQKEFIHVLEFATQSLSLILGIGVSVPGPVDTESCTILAHPTFLRYRNLDLRKYLFEYDLPIFMMNDAHAACLHETWSGQAREAENMVYFMVGEGVGTGVLVEGKIYEGVNRKGGEVGHTSINIFGPRCVCGNYGCLEMYCSTDNIVEKAREIAWFGGNGYLKAILEKEGRLEFHHLLEGARSGDATSLQLLQQLGQYIGIGVVHLINLYDPEMVVIGGQASLAQEFIESSVKQVVEERLLYREYVTPQIHYSKWGNDVTLLGSATIVLDHFIAGDLGRF, encoded by the coding sequence ATGGGAAATCAATGGATGGGAGATAACCTCTTTGATGTAAAGGTCAAAAATCGTTCTTTGGTTTTGAGACTTCTCAAAAAAAAGGGTCTCATGTCGCGCATTGACCTGGCTCGGATTACTGGGCTGACGCAACCGACCATTACCAACATCGTGAATGACCTTCTCTCGGTCAATCTCCTCAAAGAGGTTGGTGTTTCCGATACCCCGACAGGACGAAAGCCCATTTTGCTTGCCGTTAACGACCAGGCCTTTTACATCGTGGCCATTCATTTTACCCGACGAGGTTTTTCCATTGCGTTGACTGATCTGGGTCCTAATATCCTTTTCCGTAGGGATTCGCACTATAGTCTCCTTGAGAACACGGATTTGGCTCTCCTCGAACTCCAGAAGGAGTTCATTCATGTTCTGGAATTCGCCACCCAGTCCCTGAGTCTTATTCTGGGAATTGGGGTGAGCGTTCCTGGACCGGTTGATACAGAGTCCTGTACCATTCTCGCCCACCCTACTTTTTTGCGTTACCGGAACCTGGATTTGCGAAAGTACCTTTTTGAATATGACCTTCCCATTTTTATGATGAATGATGCTCACGCAGCGTGTTTGCATGAAACCTGGAGTGGACAAGCCAGGGAAGCAGAAAACATGGTTTATTTTATGGTGGGCGAAGGAGTGGGAACTGGAGTATTGGTGGAAGGAAAGATTTACGAGGGGGTAAACCGGAAAGGGGGAGAGGTCGGACATACCAGTATCAACATCTTTGGTCCTCGCTGTGTCTGTGGGAACTATGGTTGTTTGGAGATGTACTGTAGCACTGATAACATTGTGGAAAAGGCCAGAGAGATTGCCTGGTTCGGAGGAAATGGGTACTTGAAAGCTATTCTGGAAAAAGAAGGGAGACTCGAATTTCATCATCTTTTAGAAGGAGCACGAAGCGGGGATGCAACGTCCTTGCAGCTCCTGCAGCAGTTGGGTCAGTATATTGGGATTGGGGTTGTGCACTTGATTAACCTTTATGATCCAGAAATGGTGGTTATTGGAGGTCAAGCTTCACTGGCTCAGGAATTCATCGAAAGTTCGGTCAAACAGGTGGTGGAAGAACGCCTCCTTTATCGGGAGTATGTGACACCACAAATCCATTATTCGAAGTGGGGGAATGATGTAACCCTCCTCGGGTCGGCAACCATTGTACTCGATCACTTTATTGCTGGAGATTTAGGGAGATTTTAG
- a CDS encoding YbaB/EbfC family nucleoid-associated protein, producing MQAKMAKVQEDLKMKTVEAQSGGGMVRVVCNGQQEVLGITIEPELLKEDDIEMLQDLVLLAVNEALQKSRALAQEELARITGGFDIPGLF from the coding sequence ATGCAGGCGAAAATGGCTAAGGTTCAGGAAGATTTGAAGATGAAGACCGTCGAGGCCCAGAGTGGTGGAGGAATGGTTCGGGTGGTATGCAATGGACAACAGGAAGTCCTTGGTATTACCATTGAACCCGAACTCCTGAAAGAAGACGATATCGAGATGCTTCAGGACCTGGTTCTTTTGGCAGTCAATGAGGCGTTGCAGAAATCGAGGGCTCTGGCTCAGGAGGAGTTAGCCAGAATCACCGGTGGATTTGATATTCCGGGTTTGTTTTAG
- a CDS encoding 2-oxoacid:acceptor oxidoreductase family protein: MEKPLEIRWHGRGGQGVVTASRILADALLREGKYFQAFPEYGPERMGAPVKAYNRVSEKPINIHCGVTNPEIVVVVDPTLFGAVDVLEGLGVDGIVVANFPNSPVKLRELLGFQTGTVVTVDASKIAREVLGRVVLNTPMLGTLCRVFNQVKMETVLEAVRSQFGEKLRSEVIEKNLTCLKRAHEEAQVG, encoded by the coding sequence TTGGAAAAACCGTTGGAAATTCGGTGGCATGGTCGTGGTGGCCAGGGTGTGGTGACGGCATCGAGGATTCTGGCCGATGCCCTTCTTCGGGAGGGAAAGTACTTTCAGGCTTTCCCTGAGTATGGACCAGAAAGGATGGGTGCTCCAGTAAAGGCATACAATCGGGTGAGTGAAAAGCCCATCAACATTCACTGTGGGGTTACGAATCCCGAGATTGTGGTGGTGGTTGATCCTACCCTTTTTGGAGCGGTTGATGTTCTGGAAGGTCTGGGGGTGGATGGCATCGTGGTGGCTAATTTCCCCAATTCTCCGGTAAAATTGCGAGAATTGTTGGGTTTCCAGACCGGTACAGTAGTTACAGTGGATGCGTCAAAGATTGCCCGAGAAGTTCTGGGAAGAGTAGTTTTGAATACGCCGATGCTTGGGACGCTGTGTCGAGTTTTTAACCAGGTGAAGATGGAAACGGTTCTTGAAGCGGTACGTTCCCAGTTTGGAGAGAAATTAAGATCGGAAGTCATTGAAAAAAATCTGACCTGTCTCAAGAGAGCTCACGAGGAGGCGCAGGTAGGATGA
- a CDS encoding gluconeogenesis factor YvcK family protein: MDTEVSSRKARVWRWFYPGMRVKRWLLLAVLGVMMISLGMSLILSNPYFRVLYRYWRQLVFEAMRSYPLAVLFGTLWLAGGTILIVYGLQRMNRSILGAITPSAEREIVDKVFRKRRLERGPHIVAVGGGHGLYTLLHGIKNFTANVTAIVTVFDDGGSSGRLRREMGVLPPGDIRNCLIALADVEPLMRELFQYRFPDNEELKGHNVGNLFITALTQITGDFQKAILESSKVLAVRGRVLPTTLENVLLKAECEDGSIIQGESNVGKCQKRIKRIFLEPSSVRTTPEVIKALEEADLLILGPGSLYTSVLCNLAVEEVREAILRSSAPLVFVCNITTQPGETDGYTFTDHLNALFALIPPERVNYVLVNGELPSPDILEELNQNGITHIVIDRLNLHAHTKILEAPLLSPEAPTRHDSEKLAQALIEILLTEKPFFSLYFALQGNQGLKNLKIVRLVKGWRKGQNGRVSHDLRESIRK; this comes from the coding sequence ATGGATACAGAGGTTTCTTCTCGAAAAGCAAGGGTTTGGCGCTGGTTCTACCCGGGAATGCGGGTGAAAAGATGGTTACTCCTGGCAGTTTTAGGAGTCATGATGATTTCTCTGGGGATGAGCCTCATTCTTTCCAACCCTTATTTTCGAGTTCTCTACCGGTACTGGCGGCAACTTGTATTTGAAGCCATGCGCAGCTACCCGCTGGCGGTGCTCTTTGGAACGCTCTGGCTGGCAGGAGGAACCATTCTCATCGTTTACGGTCTACAACGAATGAACCGCTCTATTCTCGGGGCCATTACTCCCTCAGCGGAAAGAGAAATCGTGGATAAAGTATTTCGAAAAAGACGTCTGGAACGGGGTCCTCACATTGTAGCTGTTGGAGGAGGACATGGTCTTTATACCTTGCTCCACGGAATCAAAAATTTCACGGCGAATGTCACTGCCATTGTCACCGTTTTCGACGATGGAGGAAGCTCAGGAAGATTGCGACGAGAAATGGGAGTTCTCCCTCCAGGAGACATTCGTAACTGCCTCATTGCCCTTGCTGATGTTGAACCCCTAATGAGAGAACTGTTCCAGTATCGTTTCCCCGACAACGAGGAACTGAAAGGGCATAACGTGGGAAACCTTTTTATCACTGCCCTCACGCAAATTACTGGAGACTTCCAGAAAGCCATCCTTGAATCGAGCAAAGTTCTGGCTGTGCGGGGAAGGGTCCTGCCAACAACGCTGGAAAATGTTCTGCTCAAAGCAGAGTGTGAAGACGGCTCCATCATTCAGGGAGAATCAAATGTGGGAAAATGCCAGAAACGCATCAAAAGGATTTTTCTGGAACCCTCTTCTGTGCGGACCACCCCCGAAGTGATTAAAGCTCTAGAGGAAGCGGATCTCCTGATTCTTGGTCCGGGAAGTCTTTATACCAGCGTTCTCTGCAATTTGGCGGTTGAAGAAGTTCGAGAAGCAATCCTCCGCTCCTCAGCACCACTGGTTTTTGTATGCAACATCACCACCCAGCCCGGTGAAACCGACGGGTACACCTTTACCGACCACCTGAACGCCCTCTTTGCATTGATCCCCCCAGAACGGGTGAACTATGTGCTAGTTAACGGAGAACTTCCCTCCCCAGACATCCTGGAAGAACTAAACCAAAATGGTATTACCCACATTGTTATCGACCGTTTGAACCTCCATGCTCACACCAAAATTCTCGAAGCACCGCTCCTCTCTCCGGAAGCCCCAACCCGCCATGATTCCGAAAAACTGGCCCAGGCTCTTATTGAAATCCTCCTTACGGAAAAACCGTTCTTCAGTCTCTATTTCGCCCTACAGGGAAATCAGGGATTGAAAAACCTGAAAATTGTACGCCTGGTCAAAGGATGGCGGAAGGGCCAGAACGGAAGAGTCTCTCACGATTTGAGAGAATCAATCCGGAAATGA